From the genome of Triticum aestivum cultivar Chinese Spring chromosome 3B, IWGSC CS RefSeq v2.1, whole genome shotgun sequence, one region includes:
- the LOC123068568 gene encoding threonine--tRNA ligase, mitochondrial 1, translated as MLICLRRGLSLLRQRQPPPRLLLHLSAEPMGDPAVAPDAPYLDAVTQKRIRIFEEIQARQALERLNIGGDSIRVTLPDGAIKEGKKWISTPMDIASGISTGLAASCLIAQVNGVLWDMTRPLEGDCDLKLFKFDSNEGRDTFWHSSAHILGESLERVYGCKLCIGPCTTRGEGFYYDAHYKDLTLNDTHFGLIDKQAKKAVAEKQPFERIEVSRAEALEVFAENEFKVEIINELPEDKTITVYRCGPLVDLCRGPHIPNTSFVKAFACLKASASYWRGKADRESLQRVYGISFPDSKRLKEYQHMIEEAKKRDHRLLGQSQKLFFFHPLSPGSCFFLPNGAIIYNKLMDFLRKEYRERGYQEVLSPNIYNMQLWETSGHAANYKDNMFVFEIEKQEFGLKPMNCPGHCLMFGHEVRSYRELPLRMADFGVLHRNELSGALTGLTRVRRFQQDDAHIFCMESQIKDEVRACLEFIDYVYKIFGFEYELELSTRPEKYLGDIETWNKAEQQLTEALNEFGKPWKINEADGAFYGPKIDIGVFDALKRKFQCATLQLDFQLPLRFKLTYSAEDEAKLERPVMIHRAILGSVERMFAILLEHYNGKWPLWLSPRQAIVCCVSANSLTYAKEVHAQIRAAGFHVDIDMTDRTIQKKVREAQLAQFNYILVVGAKEAESGKVSLRVRDRADLSTESIADVIARFNDEVASFQ; from the exons ATGCTTATCTGCCTCCGACGAGGCCTCTCCCTCCTCCGGCAGCGCCAGCccccgccccgcctcctcctccacctctccgcCGAGCCCATGGGCGACCCGGCCGTCGCGCCGGACGCGCCCTACCTGGACGCGGTGACGCAGAAGCGGATCCGCATCTTCGAGGAGATCCAGGCCAGGCAGGCCCTCGAGCGCCTCAACATCGGCGGCGACTCCATCAG AGTAACTTTGCCTGATGGCGCGATAAAGGAAGGCAAGAAGTGGATATCGACCCCGATGGATATCGCCTCGGGGATATCAACTGGGTTGGCGGCTAGCTGCCTGATAGCTCAGGTGAACGGCGTGCTCTGGGACATGACGAGGCCGTTGGAAGGCGACTGTGACCTGAAGCTGTTCAAGTTCGACAGCAACGAAGGGCGTGACACGTTCTGGCACTCGAGTGCTCATATTCTTGGAGAA TCTCTCGAGAGGGTGTATGGCTGCAAGTTGTGCATTGGACCTTGTACTACAAGAGGAGAG GGTTTTTACTACGACGCCCACTACAAGGACTTGACACTGAATGATACACACTTTGGCCTCATTGACAAGCAAGCTAAAAAGGCTGTTGCG GAGAAGCAACCATTTGAACGCATTGAAGTCTCCAGAGCAGAAGCTCTTGAAGTTTTTGCGGAAAATGAATTTAAG GTTGAAATAATTAACGAATTGCCCGAGGACAAGACCATTACAGTATACAGATGTGGTCCTTTGGTCGACCTCTGCCGTGGCCCGCACATCCCAAATACTTCCTTTGTTAAAGCTTTCGCTTGCCTCAAG GCTTCAGCATCATACTGGAGAGGAAAAGCAGACCGTGAGAGCCTGCAGAGAGTATATGGAATCTCCTTCCCTGATTCTAAACGTCTCAAG GAATATCAACATATGATAGAGGAAGCTAAGAAACGCGATCATAGGTTACTAGGGCAGTCCCAGAAACTCTTCTTTTTCCATCCACTTAG CCCAGGTAGCTGCTTCTTCCTTCCAAATGGCGCTATAATATATAACAAATTGATGGATTTTTTGCGCAAGGAGTATAGAGAGAGAGGCTACCAAGAG GTTCTGAGTCCAAATATTTACAACATGCAACTTTGGGAAACCTCTGGACATGCTGCAAACTACAAGGACAACATGTTTGTTTTTGAG ATCGAGAAACAAGAATTTGGCCTTAAGCCAATGAATTGTCCTGGCCATTGCCTAATGTTTGGACACGAGGTTCGATCGTATAGAG AGTTGCCTCTCCGCATGGCTGATTTTGGAGTTCTGCACAGAAATGAACTTAGTGGTGCACTTACAGGTTTGACACGTGTCAGAAGATTCCAACAG GACGATGCCCATATTTTTTGCATGGAGAGCCAA ATCAAGGATGAAGTTCGGGCTTGCTTGGAGTTCATTGATTATGTTTATAAAATATTTGGGTTTGAATATGAGCTGGAGTTATCAACG AGACCAGAGAAGTATTTAGGTGACATTGAGACCTGGAACAAAGCAGAGCAACAACTGACAGAAGCATTGAATGAGTTTGGGAAGCCATGGAAG ATAAATGAAGCAGATGGTGCTTTCTATGGCCCGAAAATAGATATTGGTGTGTTTGATGCCCTCAAGAGGAAATTTCAGTGTGCAACTCTACAG CTCGATTTTCAGCTGCCACTTCGCTTCAAGTTGACTTATTCTGCAGAGGATGAAGCCAAGCTTGAGAGGCCTGTAATGATACACAGGGCAATACTAGGATCAGTTGAAAGGATGTTTGCCATTCTTTTGGAGCACTATAATGGTAAATGGCCGTTGTGGTTAAGCCCCCGACAAGCCATTGTTTGCTGTGTATCTGCCAATTCACTAACATATGCAAAAGAG GTTCATGCTCAGATACGTGCAGCTGGTTTTCATGTTGACATTGACATGACTGATAGAACAATTCAAAAGAAG GTGCGGGAGGCTCAGTTAGCCCAATTCAACTATATTCTAGTCGTCGGCGCAAAAGAGGCAGAGTCTGGAAAG GTCTCTCTGAGGGTAAGAGACAGGGCAGACCTATCCACAGAGAGCATTGCTGACGTCATTGCACGTTTTAACGACGAAGTTGCGTCTTTCCAGTGA